One Pieris napi chromosome 13, ilPieNapi1.2, whole genome shotgun sequence genomic window carries:
- the LOC125055376 gene encoding J domain-containing protein, translated as MTGVDEILNYQKNPDDDFYGLLGCDESSSVEQINAEYKVRALQYHPDKNAGDKDAEAKFQKLKEAKETLCDPSKRALYDKWRMSGISMGYKQWFGMKDHIQQSMHWSKPNTKDRMLEDDSGRASGPSSLGPSNAAARRASEGGANLWGRFGGGNQEPPTEVIAKFRNYEI; from the exons ATGACTGGAGTGGATGAAATCCTCAATTATCAAAAAAACCCTGACGACGATTTTTATGGGCTGCTAGGATGCGACGAAAGCTCCTCG GTTGAACAAATAAATGCGGAGTATAAAGTGCGAGCCTTGCAATACCATCCGGACAAAAATGCTGGAGATAAAGATGCTGAGGCCAAGTTTCAAAAACTgaag GAAGCAAAGGAAACCCTTTGTGACCCTTCAAAGAGGGCCTTGTATGACAAGTGGAGGATGAGTGGAATTTCAATGGGATACAAACAGTGGTTTGGGATGAAAGACCACATTCAACAGTCTATGCATTGGTCCAAGCCTAACACCAAGGATCGTATGTTGGAAGATGACTCTGGTCGTGCCTCTGGACCTTCCAGCCTGGGGCCAAGCAATGCTGCTGCTAGGCGAGCATCTGAAGGAGGAGCTAATCTTTGGGGACGGTTTGGAGGTGGAAACCAAGAACCACCAACTGAAGTTATTGCTAAGTTCCGCAATTATGAAATCTAA